The proteins below come from a single Mus musculus strain C57BL/6J chromosome 5, GRCm38.p6 C57BL/6J genomic window:
- the Chst12 gene encoding carbohydrate sulfotransferase 12 isoform X1 has product MTKPRLFRLWLVLGSALMILLIIVYWDNVGTAHFYLHTSLSRPHILEPLPTQGLVEENVFTSDVDEFLDTLLSSDAKHNDLSRRKTEQPPVPAPSKPVLSHMEENVRGYDWSTHDAHQNPDRDRQQAERRSLLRDFCANASLAFPTKDRSFDDIPNYELNHLIVDDRHGVIYCYVPKVACTNWKRVMIVLSESLLDRGSPYRDPLDIPREHVHNTSTHLTFNKFWRRYGKFSRHLMKVKLKKYTKFLFVRDPFVRLISAFRSKFELENEEFYRKFAVPMLRLYANHTSLPASVSEAFSAGLKVSFANFIQYLLDPHTEKLAPFNEHWRQVYRLCHPCQIDYDFVGKLETLDEDAAQLLRFLKVDSQLHFPPSYRNRTASSWEEDWFANIPLAWRQQLYKLYEADFVLFGYPKPENLLRD; this is encoded by the coding sequence ATGACCAAGCCGCGGCTCTTCCGGCTGTGGCTGGTACTAGGGTCGGCTCTCATGATCCTTTTGATCATTGTATATTGGGACAACGTGGGCACCGCCCACTTCTATCTGCACACGTCTCTCTCCAGGCCACACATCCTAGAACCCCTTCCCACCCAGGGATTGGTGGAGGAGAACGTGTTCACATCCGACGTGGATGAGTTTTTGGATACTCTCCTTAGTTCTGACGCAAAGCACAACGACCTTTCCAGGAGAAAAACTGAGCAGCCCCCGGTGCCCGCCCCCAGCAAGCCAGTCTTGAGCCACATGGAGGAGAACGTGAGAGGCTACGACTGGTCCACTCATGATGCCCATCAGAACCCTGACCGGGACAGGCAGCAGGCCGAGAGGAGGAGCCTGCTGAGAGACTTCTGTGCCAACGCCAGCCTGGCATTCCCCACCAAGGACCGCTCTTTTGACGACATCCCCAACTACGAACTGAACCACCTGATCGTGGACGACCGCCACGGGGTCATCTACTGCTACGTGCCCAAGGTGGCCTGCACCAACTGGAAGCGAGTGATGATCGTGCTGAGCGAGAGCCTGCTGGACCGGGGCAGCCCCTACCGAGACCCCCTGGACATCCCCCGGGAACACGTGCACAACACCAGCACGCACCTCACCTTCAACAAGTTCTGGCGCCGCTACGGAAAGTTCTCCCGTCACCTAATGAAGGTGAAGCTGAAGAAGTACACCAAGTTCCTGTTCGTGCGCGACCCCTTTGTGCGCCTCATCTCAGCCTTCCGCAGCAAGTTCGAGCTGGAGAACGAAGAGTTTTACCGCAAGTTCGCGGTGCCCATGCTCCGACTGTACGCCAACCACACCAGCCTGCCCGCCTCGGTGAGTGAGGCTTTCAGCGCCGGGCTCAAGGTCTCCTTCGCCAACTTCATCCAGTACCTCCTGGACCCACACACGGAGAAGCTGGCGCCTTTCAACGAGCACTGGCGACAGGTGTACCGCCTCTGCCACCCGTGCCAGATAGACTATGACTTCGTGGGGAAGCTGGAGACGCTCGATGAGGACGCTGCCCAGCTCCTGAGGTTCCTCAAGGTAGACTCCCAGCTCCACTTCCCCCCCAGTTATCGGAACAGGACGGCCAGCAGCTGGGAGGAAGACTGGTTTGCCAACATCCCCCTGGCATGGAGGCAACAGCTCTATAAACTCTACGAGGCCGACTTTGTTCTCTTTGGCTACCCCAAGCCAGAAAACCTGCTCAGGGACTGA